One Bacillota bacterium genomic region harbors:
- a CDS encoding GNAT family N-acetyltransferase, with product FLIRFADENDASQILSFIKELASYEKMLDQVVATEEDLYKSLFVKNQAKVIIGEYKGEPASFALFFYNYSTFLGKANLYLEDLFVKEAFRSKGIGQAMLKILAKIAVDEGCGRVDWWCLTWNDPAIGFYKKIGAVPMSDWTVFRLQENALKDLAK from the coding sequence ATTTTTTAATAAGATTTGCGGATGAAAATGATGCTTCTCAGATTCTAAGTTTTATTAAAGAACTTGCCTCTTACGAAAAAATGCTAGACCAGGTCGTTGCGACAGAAGAGGATCTTTATAAATCTTTGTTCGTGAAAAATCAGGCTAAAGTCATAATAGGCGAATATAAGGGAGAGCCCGCATCATTTGCCCTGTTTTTTTATAACTATTCCACTTTTCTGGGTAAAGCGAATCTATATCTTGAAGATTTATTTGTAAAAGAAGCATTTCGCAGTAAAGGTATCGGCCAAGCAATGCTCAAGATTCTTGCCAAAATCGCTGTTGATGAGGGATGTGGGCGAGTTGACTGGTGGTGCCTAACCTGGAACGATCCTGCAATTGGTTTCTATAAGAAAATTGGCGCTGTGCCGATGTCGGACTGGACTGTTTTTAGACTTCAAGAAAATGCTCTTAAAGATCTGGCAAAGTAA
- a CDS encoding Rrf2 family transcriptional regulator: protein MKISTKGRYALRLMLDLAMNSGEYTTIKSISARQEISDKYLEQIITVLSRAGFVKSTRGSQGGYKLSKPAKDYTVGEILRLTEGNLVPVACMEDHPNECKRCDSCVTLEVWEKLYEAISGVVDNITLEELVQKQKNKEIN from the coding sequence ATGAAGATATCAACTAAAGGGAGATATGCACTCAGGCTGATGCTTGATCTTGCTATGAATTCAGGTGAATATACCACAATTAAGAGTATTTCAGCAAGACAGGAAATTTCAGATAAATACTTGGAACAGATTATTACTGTTTTAAGCAGAGCCGGATTTGTCAAAAGCACGCGCGGCTCTCAGGGGGGATATAAATTATCCAAGCCCGCAAAAGATTATACTGTTGGTGAAATACTAAGACTTACAGAAGGCAATCTTGTGCCTGTCGCCTGTATGGAAGATCATCCCAACGAGTGCAAACGCTGCGATAGCTGCGTTACCCTTGAAGTCTGGGAGAAATTATATGAGGCAATCAGTGGTGTTGTAGATAATATAACACTCGAAGAGCTTGTTCAAAAACAAAAAAATAAGGAGATAAATTAA
- a CDS encoding P1 family peptidase: MESIAITDMPGIKIGHAENLKAATGCTVIICEKGAVGGVDVRGGSPGTRDTDALNPVNNRKEIHAVFLSGGSSFGLDAAGGVMKFLEDHNIGRDVGVTCIPNVCGAILFDLKCGSSVIRPDAEMGYNACVNAFSKIPAEGSVGAGTGAIIGTSNGTQYAMKGGIGSIVYKNGDLIVGAVVAVNCVGDIVDSNSGRIIAGALNKDKKTFACSEDIILSSYLDMSDIFSGNTIIGCVFSNADFNKDQATKLASVCHDGIARAVRPAHSMYDGDTIFTMCTGAVKANFDAAAILAAKSVEEAIRRAVMNADSLGGYISFKDLNKNTSLQNCR, translated from the coding sequence ATGGAATCAATAGCTATAACGGACATGCCAGGAATAAAGATAGGACATGCGGAAAATTTAAAAGCGGCTACAGGCTGCACAGTCATTATCTGTGAAAAAGGGGCCGTTGGCGGCGTGGATGTACGGGGCGGTTCTCCCGGAACCAGGGATACTGACGCGCTTAATCCTGTAAACAACAGAAAAGAAATTCACGCAGTTTTTCTTTCCGGCGGCAGTTCTTTCGGACTTGATGCAGCCGGAGGGGTTATGAAGTTTCTTGAAGATCATAATATCGGCAGAGATGTTGGCGTAACGTGTATTCCAAATGTCTGCGGAGCGATCTTATTTGATTTGAAATGTGGCAGCAGTGTTATACGCCCCGATGCGGAGATGGGGTACAATGCATGCGTCAACGCCTTCTCAAAGATTCCGGCAGAAGGAAGTGTTGGTGCCGGGACAGGTGCGATAATAGGGACTTCAAACGGCACTCAATATGCGATGAAAGGCGGAATAGGCAGCATAGTCTATAAAAATGGAGACTTGATTGTAGGCGCAGTCGTTGCAGTAAATTGCGTAGGTGATATTGTTGACAGTAATAGCGGAAGAATAATAGCCGGTGCGCTTAACAAGGATAAAAAAACATTCGCATGTTCAGAAGATATAATCTTATCTAGCTATCTCGACATGTCAGATATATTCAGTGGAAATACTATTATCGGTTGTGTTTTCAGCAACGCTGATTTTAATAAGGATCAAGCAACCAAACTTGCGTCGGTATGTCATGACGGCATAGCACGGGCAGTCAGACCTGCTCACTCCATGTACGATGGAGACACTATCTTTACTATGTGTACTGGTGCTGTTAAGGCAAACTTCGATGCGGCGGCGATACTTGCAGCAAAATCTGTTGAAGAGGCGATACGGCGGGCAGTTATGAATGCTGACTCACTTGGAGGATACATATCATTTAAGGATTTAAATAAAAATACCAGTTTACAGAATTGCCGCTGA
- the coaBC gene encoding bifunctional phosphopantothenoylcysteine decarboxylase/phosphopantothenate--cysteine ligase CoaBC: protein MKNILLGVTGSIAAYKSADIANMLSKRGYNVDVIMTRNAVKFIAPLTLQSLTKNRVYSDMFDEIYTEDVRHISLAKKADLCIIAPATANIIGKLANGIADDMLTTTLLAVKDIPIYICPAMNTNMYENCIVQGNIEKLKNLGYIFIEPKESVLACGDLGKGALADVDRIIYTIEHALDN from the coding sequence ATGAAAAATATTCTACTAGGGGTAACGGGCAGTATTGCGGCATATAAGTCAGCGGACATAGCCAATATGCTGTCAAAAAGAGGCTACAACGTTGATGTAATAATGACTAGAAATGCCGTAAAGTTTATTGCTCCACTGACTTTGCAGAGCCTTACAAAAAATCGTGTATACTCTGATATGTTCGATGAAATCTATACAGAGGATGTAAGACATATATCTCTTGCGAAAAAGGCAGATCTTTGCATAATTGCACCTGCAACGGCTAATATAATCGGGAAACTAGCAAACGGAATTGCAGATGATATGCTTACTACCACATTACTCGCCGTCAAGGATATCCCAATCTACATTTGTCCGGCAATGAATACTAATATGTATGAAAACTGCATTGTTCAGGGAAATATAGAAAAACTTAAAAACTTAGGGTATATATTTATAGAACCAAAAGAAAGTGTACTTGCATGCGGCGATCTTGGAAAAGGTGCACTTGCCGACGTCGACAGGATTATATACACCATTGAACATGCTTTAGATAATTAA
- a CDS encoding phosphopantothenoylcysteine decarboxylase → MNILITAGGTIEKIDEVRFISNNSTGLLGTKIAEAFIATGITDKVFYVCGKNAAIPQNDKITIRRVASVSDLETELKDIMSKYKIDAVVHSMAVSDYAVSAVTSYDNIFKSVNESLQSIDFKKCTKQDISELIFSGFKSEPNISVSGKISSDIGDLVVIMKKTPKIIGLIKQMQPNTILVGFKLLNNVPVDVLLKTGYSIMEKNKCDLVFANDLKDVNPENHSGYLIKSEGTYKKITGKSKIAAEIVSAVIEILNKERDTDEKYSTRGNGQYCGI, encoded by the coding sequence GTGAACATACTAATAACAGCCGGCGGAACAATTGAAAAAATAGATGAAGTAAGGTTTATTTCAAATAATTCGACCGGCCTACTTGGAACCAAAATTGCAGAAGCCTTTATTGCCACAGGCATAACTGATAAAGTATTTTATGTTTGCGGTAAGAACGCTGCGATTCCCCAAAACGATAAAATCACAATACGGCGGGTTGCCAGTGTAAGTGATCTGGAGACTGAATTAAAAGATATTATGTCAAAATACAAAATAGATGCTGTAGTTCACAGTATGGCTGTCAGTGACTATGCGGTAAGTGCAGTTACATCTTATGACAATATATTTAAATCAGTTAATGAAAGTCTTCAAAGTATCGACTTTAAAAAATGCACTAAGCAAGATATTTCAGAACTGATTTTTTCTGGTTTTAAAAGCGAGCCCAATATATCTGTCAGCGGAAAAATAAGCTCAGACATAGGTGATTTAGTTGTTATAATGAAAAAAACACCTAAAATTATTGGCCTGATAAAGCAGATGCAGCCGAACACAATATTAGTCGGTTTCAAACTTTTAAACAATGTTCCAGTTGATGTTCTTCTAAAAACAGGATATAGTATAATGGAAAAGAATAAATGTGATTTGGTATTTGCTAATGATTTAAAGGATGTAAATCCGGAAAATCATTCAGGATATCTTATAAAATCTGAAGGTACATATAAAAAAATAACAGGTAAATCAAAGATTGCTGCTGAAATAGTGTCAGCAGTAATAGAAATACTTAACAAGGAACGTGACACCGATGAAAAATATTCTACTAGGGGTAACGGGCAGTATTGCGGCATATAA
- the cysK gene encoding cysteine synthase A, which produces MSKIYKSLTDLIGKTPLLELSNYEKKHDLKALIAAKLEYFNPAGSVKDRVAKAMLDDAEAKGILKAGSVIIEPTSGNTGIGLASVAAARGYRIILTMPETMSVERRNLLKAYGAELVLTEGAKGMKGAIEKADELAKEIPNSFIPGQFVNPANPAIHKATTGPEIWDDTDGKVDFLVAGIGTGGTITGAGDYLKSKNPNIKVIAVEPFDSPVLSQGKAGPHKIQGIGAGFVPKVLDTSIYDEIIPVKNEDAFKSGRELSKSEGLLIGISSGAALWAATEIAKRPENKGKTIVVILPDTGERYLSTPMFIE; this is translated from the coding sequence ATGTCAAAGATTTATAAAAGCTTAACTGATCTTATTGGGAAAACGCCACTTCTTGAGCTTTCAAACTATGAAAAAAAGCATGATTTAAAAGCTTTAATAGCGGCAAAACTCGAATATTTCAATCCTGCAGGCAGTGTTAAAGACAGAGTTGCAAAGGCAATGCTGGATGATGCAGAAGCAAAGGGGATTTTAAAGGCAGGGTCGGTTATAATTGAGCCGACAAGCGGCAATACCGGCATAGGGCTTGCGTCTGTAGCAGCTGCAAGGGGCTATCGAATAATCCTTACAATGCCTGAGACGATGAGCGTTGAACGTAGAAACCTTTTAAAAGCTTATGGCGCGGAACTGGTTTTAACAGAAGGCGCTAAGGGAATGAAGGGTGCAATTGAAAAAGCTGATGAGCTTGCAAAAGAAATACCGAATTCCTTTATACCTGGGCAATTTGTAAATCCCGCTAATCCCGCTATCCATAAGGCAACGACCGGACCCGAAATATGGGATGATACAGACGGAAAAGTTGATTTTCTGGTTGCCGGCATTGGAACTGGCGGCACTATTACAGGAGCCGGAGATTATTTGAAATCTAAAAACCCAAATATAAAGGTTATCGCGGTAGAACCATTTGATTCACCCGTTTTATCTCAGGGTAAAGCCGGTCCTCATAAAATTCAGGGGATTGGAGCAGGGTTTGTTCCTAAAGTTCTTGATACATCTATATATGATGAAATCATTCCTGTTAAAAATGAAGATGCCTTTAAATCAGGAAGAGAGCTTTCAAAATCCGAAGGTTTGCTTATAGGCATTTCATCGGGCGCCGCACTTTGGGCAGCAACTGAAATAGCTAAAAGGCCCGAAAACAAAGGAAAGACAATTGTAGTAATTTTGCCTGATACTGGCGAGAGATACTTGTCAACACCAATGTTTATAGAGTAA
- a CDS encoding DUF5662 family protein, whose product MKWLSHLKTINHHKKLVRQNCFRVGLYWQGLTHDLSKYNPVEFLVGARYFQGNQSPNNIERKVRGYSSAWLHHKGRNKHHLEYWIDYTQGETSGMAGMKMPVKYVVEMFCDRVAASKTYRKELYKDSDPYDYYDRSRDHYMLHPETRKLLEQMLFMLKEKGEDETFLFIRKKILKK is encoded by the coding sequence ATGAAATGGTTATCACATTTAAAAACAATAAATCACCATAAAAAACTTGTTAGACAAAATTGTTTCCGTGTAGGGCTTTACTGGCAGGGGCTAACACACGACTTATCAAAATATAATCCTGTTGAATTTTTAGTTGGAGCGCGTTACTTTCAAGGTAATCAAAGCCCTAACAATATAGAGCGAAAGGTAAGAGGCTACAGCAGTGCATGGCTGCATCATAAAGGACGCAATAAGCACCACCTGGAGTATTGGATCGACTATACTCAGGGAGAAACGTCCGGAATGGCAGGTATGAAGATGCCCGTAAAGTATGTTGTTGAAATGTTCTGCGACCGGGTTGCTGCAAGCAAGACATATCGGAAAGAACTATATAAAGACAGCGATCCTTATGATTACTACGATAGATCAAGAGATCATTATATGCTCCATCCAGAAACACGCAAACTTCTTGAACAAATGTTATTCATGCTTAAGGAAAAGGGCGAAGACGAAACATTTTTATTTATTAGAAAAAAGATTTTAAAGAAATAA
- a CDS encoding winged helix-turn-helix domain-containing protein: MNSISSVRLTVPKTAAGEIIRQNLIDTVLNAQIKFVHIQAGAGYGKTTFLSQIANFSTKAVWFSLAGESDILTFVDGLSKAIRITFPNYDFAVSEYLPFINKNNFTTLLANAVICSMEKLPENFTLILDDLHTVKSYQIYEFIACFMKYAPNNIHVFIGSRESLHKELLPFYLKGNLLKLNQNEIAFTEEETFKILGYKDQEIYAITEGWPLAVGSLRILLENGVSSDHVLEIAKKTIYSYLFYECIGHLPSEVVEFLKVSACFEELDAQMLDAVLNIKNSRLMLDSLVSRNMFTIKTDSGHYRYHALFRDGLLEKGDSKLYDSLLQKAVKFYCEKKDYSKAAGYAIQLDDKKLLEEVILLSYKSLIKSGDFGELRLWFNALGEDISGLGPEILVSKGIFLSCIGNFTGAKECLDKAIPQIISNKEQLTEALIHKARVLRNYVSIEESNKVLDKLISEADNLASESGYAIIIEKLYNLCWDSKITDALKLCFGMIEACSREGNLKVKAWFERYLSAIYFFCGNMKKTVYYYEKSLELSNSELEYLDMHNTGIFAAKAYQMLGNRSECMTVLNSELQKMRSTGKYEEMWFGYLFAAEIHYQDTWINIVNGINCSYETTKKYFTLADEYAPLFRKTDFQMQWAKMLRLTYSLIFTNESKQEITNKISLLLDDAGDYLKSIILARLLGYFAAVSDYQNAVKCSKQCIEIGEKSKIYLHSSLAYGVIARFYISSGTKKEALFYTERFLTLCDENGIYAYFYARKDYDPVLKFAYENNIVPDITKKLMELVGYKIKKAYIKTFGGFSVLSYNHRDRTLKMRTKKERELLAYLLEAGDQGVSKEEIYEAVWPETESDNVKKLIGVNLAQIKKDLTGLGIENAVICHDKRYSICRDEIECDFEIFENKAADLDKKHPEELMGLYTGEYLSDFEALWANSKRIKYKKIVDELNALSKKN; the protein is encoded by the coding sequence TTGAATAGTATATCAAGCGTTAGGCTAACGGTGCCAAAGACTGCTGCTGGCGAAATTATCCGTCAGAATCTTATAGATACTGTCCTAAACGCTCAGATAAAATTCGTGCATATCCAAGCCGGAGCAGGATATGGAAAAACCACTTTTTTATCACAGATCGCGAACTTTTCAACGAAAGCTGTATGGTTTTCCCTTGCAGGCGAAAGTGATATCTTAACTTTCGTAGATGGTTTAAGCAAGGCAATAAGGATTACTTTCCCAAATTATGATTTTGCGGTATCAGAATATCTGCCCTTTATAAATAAAAATAATTTTACAACTCTCCTTGCAAACGCTGTAATTTGCAGTATGGAAAAACTTCCGGAAAACTTTACGCTGATTTTAGATGATCTTCATACTGTTAAAAGCTATCAGATATATGAGTTTATTGCCTGCTTTATGAAATATGCCCCTAATAACATACATGTTTTTATAGGAAGCAGAGAATCTCTGCATAAGGAGCTTTTGCCTTTTTATTTAAAAGGAAACTTACTAAAGCTCAATCAAAATGAGATTGCGTTTACAGAAGAAGAAACATTCAAAATCTTAGGTTATAAAGATCAAGAAATATATGCAATAACAGAAGGATGGCCGCTTGCTGTCGGTTCCCTAAGAATATTACTAGAAAACGGGGTATCTTCTGATCATGTCCTTGAGATCGCTAAAAAAACTATATATTCTTATCTTTTTTATGAATGCATCGGTCATCTGCCTTCGGAAGTAGTTGAGTTTCTGAAAGTTTCCGCCTGCTTCGAAGAATTGGATGCTCAAATGCTGGATGCTGTCTTGAATATAAAAAATTCAAGGCTAATGCTAGACAGCCTTGTATCGCGTAATATGTTTACAATAAAAACTGACAGCGGACATTATCGTTATCATGCGCTATTTAGGGATGGCTTGCTTGAAAAAGGTGATTCTAAGCTCTATGACAGCCTTCTGCAAAAGGCAGTTAAATTTTATTGTGAAAAGAAAGATTATTCAAAAGCAGCAGGATACGCTATTCAACTAGACGACAAAAAATTGCTTGAAGAAGTAATTTTGCTAAGTTATAAAAGTTTGATAAAAAGCGGTGATTTCGGAGAGCTTCGACTTTGGTTTAATGCTTTAGGAGAAGATATATCTGGGCTGGGGCCCGAAATACTTGTTTCCAAGGGCATTTTTTTATCCTGTATTGGAAATTTCACCGGTGCAAAAGAATGCCTCGATAAGGCAATTCCTCAGATAATTTCTAATAAAGAACAATTAACAGAAGCGTTGATTCACAAAGCTAGGGTGCTTCGCAATTACGTCTCTATAGAAGAATCAAACAAAGTGCTAGATAAATTAATCTCTGAAGCTGATAATCTTGCATCAGAATCAGGCTATGCCATAATCATTGAAAAATTATACAACCTATGCTGGGATTCTAAAATAACAGATGCTTTAAAACTATGTTTTGGAATGATTGAAGCATGCTCAAGAGAAGGTAATCTCAAAGTAAAGGCGTGGTTTGAAAGATATTTGAGTGCAATCTATTTTTTCTGCGGAAATATGAAAAAAACAGTGTATTATTACGAAAAGTCTCTCGAACTCTCAAACTCAGAATTGGAGTATCTGGACATGCACAACACGGGCATCTTCGCGGCAAAGGCATATCAGATGCTGGGAAATAGAAGCGAGTGCATGACAGTTTTAAACAGCGAGCTTCAAAAAATGAGAAGTACAGGAAAGTACGAAGAAATGTGGTTTGGCTATCTGTTTGCGGCTGAGATACACTATCAAGACACATGGATCAATATTGTGAATGGTATTAATTGTTCTTATGAAACAACAAAGAAATATTTTACTTTAGCCGACGAATATGCCCCACTTTTCCGAAAGACAGATTTCCAAATGCAATGGGCAAAAATGCTTAGGCTTACTTACAGTCTTATATTTACTAATGAATCGAAACAAGAAATTACAAATAAAATATCTTTGCTGCTAGATGATGCGGGTGATTATCTTAAAAGCATCATTCTCGCCAGGTTGCTTGGATACTTTGCTGCGGTGTCAGACTATCAAAATGCGGTAAAATGTTCTAAACAGTGCATAGAAATCGGTGAAAAATCAAAAATATACCTACACTCATCGCTTGCATATGGGGTAATTGCACGTTTTTATATCTCAAGCGGCACTAAAAAAGAAGCTTTGTTTTATACAGAGCGGTTTTTAACGCTTTGCGACGAAAACGGCATTTATGCATATTTTTATGCAAGAAAAGATTACGATCCCGTTTTAAAGTTCGCATATGAAAACAACATAGTGCCAGATATAACGAAGAAACTCATGGAGCTCGTAGGATATAAAATAAAAAAAGCTTATATAAAAACATTTGGCGGATTTTCTGTATTATCCTACAACCACCGAGATAGAACTCTTAAAATGAGAACAAAAAAGGAAAGAGAACTGTTAGCGTATCTCCTTGAAGCTGGCGATCAAGGAGTTTCTAAAGAGGAGATTTATGAAGCAGTTTGGCCTGAGACCGAATCGGATAATGTTAAAAAATTGATAGGCGTAAATCTGGCACAAATAAAAAAAGACCTTACAGGTCTTGGTATAGAAAATGCAGTTATATGCCATGATAAAAGATACAGCATTTGCAGGGATGAAATTGAGTGCGACTTTGAAATTTTCGAAAATAAAGCAGCAGACTTAGATAAAAAACACCCGGAAGAACTTATGGGTTTATATACAGGAGAATATCTTTCGGATTTTGAGGCGCTTTGGGCAAATTCAAAAAGAATAAAATATAAAAAGATAGTCGATGAATTAAATGCTTTGTCCAAAAAAAATTAG